ATGAAGCTGACTGCCGCGCATACCTTCGCCTCGCTGTTTTTCATCCCCATGCGCTCGCCGAGCAGCGGCGAGATCTGGCCGGTTCTCGTGCAGGGATGGACGCTGGATTTCGAGATGTTCTTCTACGTTATCTTCGCCGCGACCTTGCTGTTGCCGCGCCGACTGCAGCTTGCGAGCATGGCAGGCATCTTTCTTGCCTTCGTCATCGCCGGCAACATTTTCAATCCGCAATCTTCCGCGCTGCTCACCTACACACGGCCCATCATCCTCGAGTTCGTCGCCGGTGCTATTCTTGGTCGGCTGTGGCTCGCGGGGAGGGTGCCCGGCGCCGGCCTCGGCCTCGCCCTGGTCGTCGCCGCCTTGTCGGGTTTTACCGCCATCGCGCTTATCGGCCTCGATTTCAACGAAGTGACCTGCGGACCGCTCGCCGTGGCACTTGTGTTTGGCATGGTATCGCTGGAAAGAAGCGGAAAGCTGCCGAATATTCCGCTGCTCGCCTATCTCGGCAACAGCTCCTATTCGATCTATCTCTGGCACACGCTGGCGATCTCGGTGACTATTAAAATGGTGGCATACACGCAGATGCCCTCCGACGTCGCGACATTCCTCAGTGTCATCGCGGGGACATTGCTTGGCGTCTGCGCCTACGAAGCGGTCGAAAAGCCGTTGCGCAACTTGTTGAGGAATTTGAGCTGGCAAAAGTCACGCCCGTCGCCGGCGTGATCGCCTGCATCCGCGCGGCTTGTTCGTTTTATTGGCTGCATGAACGGTGGGTCTTTTCGGGAGCCGCCCGCAATCTTCGTCGTGCCTCGGCTTTTACATCTGTCATAGACTCATGCGCACTTGGGCCACTGGCCAAGCCTTTAGTCACGAGAGCCTGCAATTCTTCTGTTGTGTAATCAAAAGCGGATGGCATGCGTTTAGCATACCATCCGCGAGAGACTGACGTCGAATACCTTTAGAGGCGACGGCGGCGCAACTGATCGAAATAGACGATCACGATGATCAGAACGCCGGTGATGATGCGTTGCCAGAAGGAATTCAAATTCAGCAGGTTGGCGCCATTGTTGATGGTGGCGAGGATGAAGGCGCCGATCAGCGGGCCGTATACTGAGCCGACCGCGCCGAAGAGGCTGGTGCCGCCGATCACAGACGAGGCGATCGCCTGCAATTCCCAGCCATCCGCCTGCGTCGCATTGCCGATGGCGATGCGCGAGGCGAGCAGGACGCCGACAAAAGCCGCGCAGGTTCCCGACAGAATATAGGCGAGGTAGATCATCCAGGTGAC
The nucleotide sequence above comes from Rhizobium sp. CB3090. Encoded proteins:
- a CDS encoding acyltransferase, which codes for MKTLYGIQYLRGFAALAVVLFHAAERTDSHFRIGAAGVDVFFVISGFIMWTMSERRPVTPLRFLLDRLQRIAPSYWIVTGIMVAGGLAGLFPNMKLTAAHTFASLFFIPMRSPSSGEIWPVLVQGWTLDFEMFFYVIFAATLLLPRRLQLASMAGIFLAFVIAGNIFNPQSSALLTYTRPIILEFVAGAILGRLWLAGRVPGAGLGLALVVAALSGFTAIALIGLDFNEVTCGPLAVALVFGMVSLERSGKLPNIPLLAYLGNSSYSIYLWHTLAISVTIKMVAYTQMPSDVATFLSVIAGTLLGVCAYEAVEKPLRNLLRNLSWQKSRPSPA